The following are from one region of the Endozoicomonas sp. 4G genome:
- a CDS encoding acyltransferase — protein sequence MRKNHKPFWIKKLSDRWQQFYIQHFFSKHFEHLGEHPMVVHPSTVNVHGAGIAIGRFVHLLSIRHNPVSLSTWSGRGIQGEINIGDYCLISPGTTISSAASISIGDNCMLAADCYLSDSDWHGLYNRLRPFRCSKAIVLKDNVWLGHGAKVGKGVTIGENSVVAAGAVVVKDVPANSVVGGNPAKVIKKLNPRRRMLKREFMFRDSDHYLQMQQELDRYVSGGNTLIGWVRHKLFPRKGD from the coding sequence GTGCGTAAAAATCATAAACCTTTCTGGATCAAGAAGCTCTCGGATCGCTGGCAGCAGTTTTATATCCAGCACTTTTTCAGCAAACATTTTGAACATCTGGGTGAACACCCTATGGTCGTTCACCCTTCCACGGTCAATGTTCATGGTGCCGGTATTGCCATCGGTCGTTTTGTCCACCTGCTCAGTATCCGTCATAACCCGGTCAGTCTTTCGACCTGGAGCGGCCGGGGCATCCAGGGTGAAATTAACATAGGTGATTATTGCCTGATCTCCCCGGGAACAACGATCTCCTCAGCCGCCAGCATTAGCATAGGCGACAACTGTATGCTTGCCGCCGACTGCTACCTGTCCGACAGTGACTGGCACGGTCTCTATAACCGACTGCGACCCTTCCGGTGCAGCAAAGCCATTGTTCTGAAAGATAATGTCTGGCTGGGGCATGGCGCCAAAGTCGGCAAAGGCGTCACCATCGGTGAGAACAGTGTAGTCGCAGCAGGTGCAGTGGTTGTAAAAGATGTTCCCGCCAATTCGGTGGTGGGTGGCAATCCGGCTAAAGTCATCAAAAAGCTGAACCCCCGTCGGCGGATGCTGAAAAGAGAATTTATGTTTCGCGACAGTGATCATTATCTTCAGATGCAGCAAGAACTGGATCGCTACGTTTCAGGGGGAAATACCCTGATAGGCTGGGTTCGTCACAAGCTGTTTCCCAGAAAGGGTGATTAA
- a CDS encoding class I SAM-dependent methyltransferase has protein sequence MPVQLPLNIDSVKGFLAPDEGEALYQFALAASQLGPCLEIGSYCGKSTVYLGAACQQNNSVLYAVDHHRGSEEHQLGEEYHDSDLYDASIQQMDSFKAFRTTLREARLEDTVVPIVAPSAVASRHWATPLGMVFIDGGHSEEAAQTDFRSWVSFIRPGGILAIHDIFPNPEDGGQAPYNIWKQAKASGLFEELPMVNTLGLFRRR, from the coding sequence ATGCCTGTACAACTGCCCCTCAATATCGACTCAGTGAAAGGCTTTCTGGCACCGGATGAAGGTGAAGCCCTTTACCAGTTCGCACTGGCAGCCAGCCAGCTGGGTCCCTGTCTGGAAATTGGCAGCTACTGTGGCAAGTCCACGGTCTACCTGGGCGCTGCCTGCCAGCAAAATAACAGTGTGCTCTACGCCGTGGATCACCACCGGGGTTCAGAGGAGCACCAGCTGGGAGAAGAGTACCACGACAGTGACCTCTACGATGCCAGCATTCAACAGATGGACAGTTTCAAAGCGTTCCGAACCACTCTGCGTGAAGCCAGGCTGGAGGATACGGTTGTCCCAATTGTTGCTCCTTCTGCGGTAGCGTCCCGTCACTGGGCCACGCCTCTGGGCATGGTGTTTATTGACGGTGGCCACAGTGAAGAGGCGGCCCAGACGGATTTTCGCAGCTGGGTCAGCTTTATCAGGCCCGGTGGTATTCTGGCCATACACGACATCTTTCCCAATCCCGAAGACGGTGGACAGGCGCCTTACAATATCTGGAAACAGGCGAAAGCCTCGGGATTGTTTGAAGAGCTGCCGATGGTCAACACCTTGGGACTGTTCCGCCGTCGTTAA
- a CDS encoding glycosyltransferase family 4 protein: MTTQEKLPNTLTTASLLSSKVPEQPDRSLSICLLCYRSHPFVGGQGIYLKYLSKALVEAGHKVDVISGPPYPDLDPRVGLIEIPSLDLFSLDSHVTALRPRHLKSWSDFFEWWAMLTGGFAEPYTFTRRVVKYLRKNGHDYDIIHDNQSLGYGLLELQKQGIPVVATVHHPITRDRQLALDAAPDWQHRLLIRRWYSFLNMQGKVVRGLKHIVTVSEQSRGDIAEAFERPSDDISLIYNGIDTETFSPQPDIERKPFRIMTTASADQPLKGLKYLLEAMALLKPDYPELELLVVGKLNKEGQTARQLQQLDLGSAVRFVSGISTEQMVAYYSEAAIAVSPSLYEGFGLPAGEAMSCGCAVISSDGGALPEVVGDAGLIVKTGNSKALAQALRTLLENPEKRVEYGQLGRQRILETFCWKVAARQFSHYYQNLLDSKQQPEELKATVAADADLDQQTAVSS; this comes from the coding sequence ATGACCACACAAGAAAAACTACCCAACACACTGACCACAGCCAGTTTGCTGTCGTCTAAAGTGCCCGAACAGCCTGACAGGTCACTCAGTATCTGTCTGCTGTGTTATCGCAGCCATCCCTTCGTGGGCGGTCAGGGTATTTACCTCAAGTACCTGAGCAAGGCGCTGGTAGAAGCAGGCCATAAGGTGGACGTTATTTCTGGCCCTCCCTATCCGGATCTTGATCCCCGGGTCGGCCTGATTGAAATCCCCAGTCTGGATCTGTTCAGTCTTGACAGCCATGTCACCGCCCTGAGGCCCAGGCACCTGAAATCCTGGTCTGACTTTTTTGAATGGTGGGCCATGCTGACCGGAGGGTTTGCAGAGCCCTACACATTTACCCGTCGGGTCGTGAAATATCTGCGCAAAAACGGTCATGACTACGACATTATTCACGACAACCAGAGTCTGGGCTATGGTCTTCTGGAGCTGCAAAAGCAGGGCATTCCTGTTGTTGCCACTGTCCACCATCCCATAACCCGTGACCGACAACTGGCCCTGGATGCTGCGCCCGACTGGCAGCACCGTCTGTTGATCCGCCGCTGGTATTCCTTTCTGAACATGCAGGGCAAAGTGGTTCGTGGACTGAAGCACATCGTCACCGTTTCAGAGCAATCCCGGGGCGATATCGCTGAAGCCTTTGAGCGTCCGTCTGACGACATCAGTCTTATTTATAACGGGATTGATACCGAAACCTTCAGCCCTCAGCCCGATATTGAGCGTAAACCATTCAGAATTATGACCACGGCTTCGGCGGATCAGCCTTTAAAAGGTTTAAAATACCTTCTGGAAGCCATGGCGTTGTTAAAACCCGACTATCCTGAGCTGGAACTTCTGGTAGTTGGCAAACTGAATAAAGAGGGTCAGACAGCAAGGCAGTTGCAACAACTGGACCTTGGCTCAGCGGTCAGGTTTGTGTCCGGCATTTCCACTGAACAAATGGTGGCGTACTATTCTGAAGCCGCTATTGCTGTATCCCCTTCGCTTTATGAAGGTTTTGGGCTGCCCGCTGGCGAAGCCATGTCCTGCGGCTGTGCGGTGATTTCTTCAGACGGTGGCGCCCTGCCCGAAGTGGTGGGCGATGCTGGCCTGATTGTCAAAACGGGTAACAGCAAAGCTCTGGCACAAGCCTTGCGGACGCTGTTAGAAAACCCTGAAAAACGGGTTGAATACGGTCAGCTGGGCCGACAGAGAATTCTGGAAACTTTCTGCTGGAAAGTAGCCGCCAGACAGTTCAGCCACTATTACCAGAACCTGCTGGATAGCAAACAACAACCCGAAGAATTAAAAGCCACAGTGGCTGCCGATGCTGACCTTGACCAGCAAACCGCTGTCAGCAGCTGA
- a CDS encoding prenyltransferase/squalene oxidase repeat-containing protein gives MDSLLLTKGLFPIDFLNKTAEHILSIQLDDGSIPWFTGGKLDPWDHTEAAMGLSIIGHYPEAERAYDWLRKEQLEDGSWYANYQDGKPLYSDKRETNFVAYVATGVWHHYLITENTGFLALNWPMVESAIQFVLRQQSPTGEIYWAVTEEGQPEKDALITGCSSILKSLECAILIAQALNKKVETWHHAWQRLAQALKYHPENFDRTWESKERFSMDWFYPILAGVFRGQEARDRIQISWDKFVRKDIGCVCVSDQPWVTIAESCELTMALLAAGEHQKATQLYSWLHNWRDSDGGYWTGYQYAEDVIWPQEKTTWTAAAILLAADALTEHTAASRLFLESSLEIKPEVELPETEEALAAVNH, from the coding sequence ATGGATAGCCTGCTGCTGACCAAAGGCCTGTTTCCAATAGATTTTCTGAACAAGACAGCGGAGCACATCCTGTCCATACAGCTGGACGATGGCAGCATTCCCTGGTTTACCGGTGGCAAGCTGGACCCCTGGGATCATACCGAAGCCGCCATGGGGCTGAGTATCATTGGTCATTATCCAGAAGCAGAAAGGGCTTATGACTGGCTGCGAAAAGAACAGCTGGAAGACGGCAGCTGGTACGCCAACTATCAGGATGGCAAGCCTCTGTACAGTGACAAACGAGAAACTAACTTTGTCGCCTATGTGGCGACCGGTGTCTGGCATCACTACCTGATTACTGAAAATACCGGGTTTCTGGCACTGAACTGGCCAATGGTCGAAAGTGCTATCCAGTTTGTACTACGACAACAGTCGCCTACGGGTGAAATCTACTGGGCCGTTACAGAAGAGGGCCAGCCAGAAAAAGATGCACTGATTACCGGCTGCTCTTCGATTCTGAAAAGCCTGGAATGCGCCATTCTGATCGCACAGGCCCTGAACAAAAAGGTTGAGACATGGCACCATGCCTGGCAACGGCTGGCGCAGGCCCTGAAGTATCATCCTGAGAACTTTGACCGCACCTGGGAAAGCAAAGAGCGTTTTTCCATGGACTGGTTTTACCCCATTCTGGCCGGTGTCTTCCGTGGTCAGGAAGCCCGTGACCGAATCCAGATATCCTGGGACAAGTTTGTGCGCAAGGATATCGGCTGTGTCTGCGTCAGCGATCAACCCTGGGTCACCATTGCCGAATCCTGCGAGCTGACCATGGCACTGCTGGCCGCGGGTGAACACCAGAAAGCCACCCAGCTTTACAGCTGGCTGCACAACTGGCGCGACAGCGATGGTGGCTATTGGACCGGCTATCAATACGCTGAAGACGTGATCTGGCCCCAGGAGAAAACCACCTGGACAGCCGCTGCTATTTTGCTGGCAGCCGATGCTTTGACCGAGCACACCGCGGCTTCTCGTCTGTTTTTGGAGTCGAGCCTTGAAATAAAACCGGAAGTGGAATTGCCAGAAACCGAAGAGGCTCTGGCAGCAGTGAACCATTAA
- a CDS encoding class I SAM-dependent methyltransferase — translation MQTIDFNRLKLRSGDKVLDVGCGEGRHAIAAWLEARVDVTGIDLCEKDLQTARGRQQESIPFLQESDDGRSIRFIQGNALELPFEDNAFDKIICSEVLEHIPDYQGVLAEIKRVLKPDGLLAVSVPRAWPEDICWRLSKAYHEVEGGHIRIFNATHLRHDIESLGWRRYSRHWAHALHVPYWWLKCWKWEQPSKLVDYYHKLLVWDLMKKPKVTRITEKLLDPVMGKSVVMYFEWEPGRGKADDTDKEVCYG, via the coding sequence ATGCAAACCATAGATTTTAATCGTCTGAAGTTGCGCAGTGGCGATAAAGTGTTGGACGTGGGTTGCGGTGAGGGCCGTCATGCCATTGCTGCCTGGCTGGAGGCCAGGGTGGATGTGACCGGGATTGACCTGTGCGAAAAAGATTTGCAAACAGCCCGTGGCAGGCAGCAGGAATCGATTCCATTTCTGCAGGAGTCAGACGACGGTCGCAGTATTCGCTTTATTCAGGGCAACGCTCTGGAGCTGCCTTTTGAAGACAACGCGTTCGACAAAATAATCTGTTCCGAAGTGCTGGAGCACATTCCTGATTACCAGGGAGTGCTGGCTGAGATCAAACGGGTACTGAAGCCCGATGGTTTGCTGGCAGTCAGTGTTCCACGAGCCTGGCCGGAAGACATCTGCTGGCGACTGAGCAAGGCTTACCATGAGGTTGAAGGCGGCCATATTCGCATCTTTAATGCCACGCACCTTCGCCATGATATTGAATCGCTGGGCTGGCGTCGTTATTCACGGCACTGGGCTCACGCTCTGCACGTTCCTTACTGGTGGCTGAAGTGCTGGAAGTGGGAGCAGCCTTCCAAGCTGGTGGATTATTACCACAAGCTGCTGGTATGGGATCTTATGAAAAAGCCGAAGGTGACTCGTATTACCGAAAAGCTGCTTGACCCGGTTATGGGCAAAAGTGTGGTGATGTATTTCGAATGGGAGCCGGGCAGAGGCAAAGCCGACGATACGGACAAGGAGGTTTGTTATGGATAG
- a CDS encoding 1,4-dihydroxy-2-naphthoyl-CoA synthase, which yields MVSEIFNPEHWQEVDGFEFEDITYHRARHQGTVRIAFNRPECRNAFRPKTVDELFRALEHARTSSDVGVVILTGNGPSPKDGGWAFCSGGDQRIRGKDGYKYEGLPQDEIDPARLGRLHILEVQRLIRFMPKVVMAVVPGWAAGGGHSLHVVCDLTLASAEHAVFKQTDLDVASFDSGYGSAYLAKMVGQKRAREIFFLGLDYSAQEAFEMGMVNKVVPHAMLEEVALEWAGIIGEKSPTAVRMMKFGLNMTDDGMVGQQLFAGEATRLAYGTEEAKEGRDAFLEKRPKDFSRFPYHY from the coding sequence ATGGTTTCTGAAATTTTCAATCCAGAACATTGGCAGGAAGTGGATGGCTTTGAATTTGAAGACATCACCTATCACCGGGCCAGGCATCAGGGAACCGTGAGAATTGCTTTTAACCGACCCGAGTGTCGAAATGCTTTTCGACCCAAAACAGTGGATGAGCTGTTCCGGGCACTGGAACATGCAAGAACCTCCAGCGATGTGGGTGTTGTGATTCTGACGGGCAATGGCCCATCGCCGAAAGATGGTGGTTGGGCTTTCTGTTCCGGGGGCGACCAGCGTATTCGTGGCAAAGACGGCTACAAGTATGAGGGCTTGCCCCAGGATGAGATCGATCCGGCCCGTTTGGGGCGTTTGCATATTCTTGAAGTTCAGCGACTGATCCGGTTTATGCCCAAGGTAGTGATGGCGGTGGTGCCTGGCTGGGCCGCAGGCGGTGGTCATAGCCTGCATGTTGTTTGCGACCTGACACTGGCGTCGGCAGAACACGCGGTTTTCAAACAGACCGATCTGGATGTGGCCAGCTTTGATTCGGGTTATGGTTCAGCTTATCTGGCCAAGATGGTCGGGCAAAAAAGGGCCCGTGAAATCTTTTTCCTGGGGCTGGATTACTCTGCCCAGGAAGCCTTTGAAATGGGCATGGTCAACAAAGTAGTCCCCCACGCAATGTTGGAAGAAGTGGCACTGGAATGGGCCGGTATTATCGGTGAGAAATCCCCCACAGCGGTTCGTATGATGAAATTTGGCTTGAACATGACCGATGATGGTATGGTGGGCCAGCAGCTGTTTGCCGGCGAAGCGACTCGACTGGCTTACGGTACGGAAGAAGCCAAAGAAGGGCGTGATGCCTTTCTGGAAAAGAGACCTAAGGATTTTTCTCGCTTCCCTTATCACTATTAG
- a CDS encoding enoyl-CoA hydratase, giving the protein MSVNNVVLEQTGPVLIVTINRPEKKNALTRAMYTDMARALADADNNDAVRVVLIQGCVEAFTAGNDLGDFLSEDLGLDSPVMTFLRQLVAFEKPLVAAVSGVAVGIGVTMLLHSDLVYIAKNAQLRLPFVNLALVPEAASSLLLPQVMGHQRASELLMLGDFFDAETARDYGIANETVDTDHIFEHALAKAESLAAKPLESLKYTKQLLKQSYRSDVEKRLHDEAILFAERLQSDEARDIMATFMGKA; this is encoded by the coding sequence TTGTCTGTAAATAATGTAGTGCTTGAGCAAACGGGTCCGGTTCTGATCGTAACCATAAACCGACCGGAAAAAAAGAATGCCCTGACCCGTGCTATGTACACCGATATGGCCAGGGCCCTTGCCGATGCTGACAACAATGATGCTGTTCGTGTTGTCCTGATTCAGGGGTGCGTAGAGGCCTTTACAGCAGGGAATGACCTGGGAGATTTCCTGAGTGAAGACCTGGGGCTGGACTCCCCGGTAATGACGTTCCTTCGTCAACTGGTCGCCTTTGAAAAGCCCCTGGTGGCCGCGGTCAGCGGTGTCGCTGTCGGCATCGGTGTCACTATGCTGTTGCACAGTGACCTGGTTTACATTGCTAAAAACGCCCAGTTGAGATTACCGTTTGTGAATCTGGCCCTGGTGCCAGAGGCAGCCTCCAGCCTTCTGTTGCCCCAGGTGATGGGTCATCAGCGTGCTTCAGAACTGTTGATGCTGGGTGATTTTTTTGATGCAGAAACGGCCCGGGATTACGGAATTGCTAATGAAACTGTGGATACCGATCATATCTTTGAACATGCTCTGGCCAAGGCGGAATCCTTGGCCGCCAAGCCGTTAGAATCACTAAAGTACACTAAGCAGTTGCTTAAGCAGTCCTATCGCAGTGATGTGGAAAAAAGACTGCACGACGAGGCCATTCTTTTTGCTGAACGACTTCAGTCGGATGAAGCCCGTGACATTATGGCTACCTTTATGGGGAAAGCCTGA
- a CDS encoding SLC13 family permease translates to MSSHLETPSAVKQWTARLAVPLSFCALLLVISLPLEGLTAYGQIMLGILVMAVILWVTEALAYPISALLIAALVTLLTGIVPSSETGAILGTSKALGLAMKGFSSPSIIVIAGALIMAAAMQSTELDKRIALAILSRIRPSPGAIIAGCLLVGVVFSFMIPSPTGRTAVQVPILAGVIATLGLDPKSRLAAILMIGAAQVSTIWNVGVMTATGHNVAGLELMSEHSGFAMTWIQWLIHAGPWSALMTVILYFILRAEVKGQSLNEDISNCLNTSSEPWSLAQKKLALFTLLLISLWVTEGTLHHITVPATMLLMSVCLLLPGIGVFASWKEVEKRIPWGVIVMFGISISLGQQLVSTGAAAWLAERCFSSMEIHTMSLTLLVFVMTLFTVVMHLGFASAMSLTVALLPVFLAFTDTLPDTMMHNAMGLVLLQLFAVSFGMILPVNSPQNMVAYSTGTFQAKTFARIGLLLTLACLLTFVLFSMSWWQWTGLLSPVQ, encoded by the coding sequence ATGTCCAGCCACCTTGAAACCCCTTCAGCTGTGAAGCAATGGACTGCAAGACTGGCTGTTCCCCTGTCGTTCTGCGCACTGCTTCTGGTGATCTCTTTGCCCCTGGAAGGCTTAACCGCCTATGGCCAGATTATGCTCGGCATTCTGGTTATGGCGGTTATTCTCTGGGTCACAGAAGCTTTGGCTTATCCCATCAGCGCCCTGCTTATTGCGGCACTGGTTACCCTTTTGACGGGTATTGTCCCCAGCAGTGAAACCGGTGCCATCCTGGGCACCAGCAAAGCCCTGGGGCTGGCCATGAAAGGCTTCTCATCCCCCAGCATCATTGTTATAGCCGGAGCCCTGATCATGGCGGCCGCTATGCAGTCCACTGAACTGGACAAACGCATTGCCCTGGCCATTCTGTCACGCATCCGCCCCAGTCCCGGCGCCATTATTGCCGGCTGCCTGCTGGTGGGGGTGGTGTTTTCCTTTATGATACCCTCGCCGACAGGACGTACTGCCGTACAGGTTCCTATTCTGGCAGGCGTCATCGCTACACTGGGTCTCGACCCCAAAAGCCGTCTGGCTGCCATACTGATGATCGGTGCAGCCCAGGTCAGTACCATCTGGAATGTTGGCGTCATGACAGCCACCGGCCACAACGTGGCAGGCCTTGAACTGATGTCTGAACACAGTGGCTTCGCCATGACCTGGATTCAATGGCTGATCCATGCCGGTCCCTGGTCGGCACTGATGACGGTCATCCTGTATTTCATTTTGAGAGCAGAGGTAAAAGGACAGTCGCTGAACGAAGACATCAGCAACTGCCTGAACACCTCTTCCGAACCCTGGTCCTTAGCACAGAAAAAGCTGGCTCTGTTTACCCTTCTCCTGATCAGCCTCTGGGTAACAGAAGGCACGCTTCATCACATTACCGTTCCCGCCACCATGTTGCTGATGTCCGTTTGTCTGCTGTTACCGGGAATCGGTGTCTTTGCAAGCTGGAAAGAGGTAGAGAAGCGCATTCCTTGGGGCGTCATCGTCATGTTTGGCATCAGCATCAGCCTGGGTCAGCAACTGGTCAGCACCGGTGCCGCGGCCTGGCTGGCAGAACGTTGTTTTTCATCCATGGAAATTCACACCATGTCGCTGACCCTGCTGGTGTTTGTGATGACGTTGTTTACGGTGGTCATGCATTTAGGATTTGCTTCAGCAATGAGCCTGACCGTGGCATTACTGCCGGTGTTCCTGGCTTTTACCGACACCCTGCCAGACACTATGATGCATAACGCCATGGGACTGGTACTGCTGCAACTGTTTGCCGTGAGCTTTGGGATGATCCTGCCGGTGAATTCACCCCAAAACATGGTGGCTTATTCAACCGGCACCTTTCAGGCCAAAACATTTGCACGGATCGGTTTGCTACTGACCCTGGCCTGTCTGCTGACGTTTGTACTCTTCTCCATGAGCTGGTGGCAGTGGACAGGGCTTTTGTCTCCGGTTCAATAA